Below is a window of Humulus lupulus chromosome 2, drHumLupu1.1, whole genome shotgun sequence DNA.
tatataataaatgtgtaaataataaaaattcttAGTGTTacagtattttatttttattcattaactttaacagaatattcttatatttaactgtaaattgtaaacataatttaaatttaaataaaattaaataattaaacaatttaaaatatgatattttataatgataattattttaaaataataaaaccatatattttataacttaaataaaatttaattaaacttaaacttaatattatattaaacatataatatataatcactatcaaattaaaaaaattgaatcaTAAACTtaatcaaaaattaattaattaaaatataatatttgtaagataatttattttttatcaagtaattATAACTCTTTTTTATCTAGCTatactttttctattcttattttatttcaattattaatttctttttaaatattattatatagatagaaattattgatataaatatttatatatactacaAAATTATAATTCAATTATATAAAAACAATGAACcagattttattaaaattataaataatatttataactttaaaaATAAGCAAACGTACATTTGCTtctacttaatatatatatatatataattaaagaaaatTGGTGTTATAAACATAATTTATAACCTCTAAAATGATACAAATTAATTCACTTTTTCTCCAACAATTTCACTTGAATGAAATTGTCAACAACAACGGACAGACAAACATAAAGTTGAAATTCAATGGTCGAAACCTACAAAGAATAGATAGGTGTTAGCCTCGTGTAAAGCTAGCTAATCAACAAACACAATGTTCTTGAATTGTTCTACCCTTTGTATAACGATGACATACGTCACCCAAGAATCTTCCTAACATAACTCAGAACACACCATTTCCCTCTCTCTCATTAGATTTTCCAATGCATAAGAATCATTTCAATTTTCAGACACAATGCCAGATTCAATGCAAATCAATTTAAATATATCAATATTATTACAATTTTTATATACTTATATGATTAGCACATCTAGTGTTTAtaacaaaaccaaaaaaaaaaaaaagcctcgAGTTCAAACCAGAGACTTCTACCTTACCCCATCCTTCCCTCCATCGCCACCGAGCATGCGTTAGTGACTTCGTTTGTTACAATTCATGTTCATGCTCTTGAAAGACCAACAAAAAAATTCAATATGCAGCTCTAGAAACAGAATATGAATGAGAAGAAGTCAGCCAACTTTATTGCTCAACAAACTTTGAGAAACTATTAAAGGCCAAAATATCGACACTGCTGAGTTACTTCCGAATCCAACAACTCATTGAGACTTTTCCTGATTGGCTGTGATATCTTTAAGTTTTTCCTTCAATTCGCCAGTCTGCGTGTGAGATTCAACACAGTTTCAGAGAAAATTCATGCATTTTGTATTTCAAATACAAAGAGAGAAGCAATCTATAGTAACAAACCTGGTGCAAATTGAGAATAATATCTGAACCGCCTATGAACTCTCCCTTGATGAATATCTGTGGAAATGTTGGCCATTGGCTGCAAGGAAACACATACATAAGTTTTGAAAATAGATTAAATCAAGATATAAACATCCATTCCAGTGGTATAAGGTGATAAAAGTAAGTAAATGCGATGATAGAAACGAGTCGGTAGCCCTGCACCACTAAATTAGATTAAACATTATGATTTATTAGAAGTGGCAGGCCGAATTTTTGTATGAAAACacatttatttcaaattatttattgAGTTCAACCCATAGCCAATAAGTAGCACTATCAAACTGATTACTTTACCTGAAGGCTTTTACAGCACTTTTCAGCTCaggattttccaaaatatttCTAGCACTCAAAGGAACATCTGAAAAGAAAAGACCAAAATGAGTCTAAACCATAAGCGGTAAGCATAACAGAAGTGATGAAGAAATTACTTTGACACATTGAATAAGAGACAAGAAGTCCATCCAACACAATTACGAGACAATATCTATCCACAAATAGATGAATATTTGCTTCATTGAGAAAAACGAAGTAAATTGCTTAAGGAGAACTACACAAAAGAAGGCAAACACAACGAATAAATTATTACATAATAAGTAGTTTACAAACAGAAAAGCCAATGCAGTCAAATCCTTGGCCCCATAACATGGAGATATACATCTTATTTAAGGTCATACTAACATATACATAGATGGAATGTGCTTTAAACAGGATATATCATGTGAGGAACAGCTTCAAGCAATAATCGAGACACTATTATTCTCACCGTATAGACTCAACACCCTAACTGCTAGTGAGCTAAATCCACATTGAGGAAGATCGGGAACCCCTTTCATATAAAGCATTACAGGGTTTCCCTTGATGTCCTATAACAGAAACAAATCAGAACAATCAGTAGATCttatattactatatatataaatttatgaaTTCGGCTGGCAGAGATAGCTTGATATAGAAATAAAACATacaataacataatcataaaaatatgtAAGGGGATTGAATTGAATAGAAATATATGTACCTGCTCAACAATGTCCTTCAAAGATAGGTTAGAGCTATCAAGCTTACTAGTAGGCTTAAAATCTTCGTGTGTATCTGAATCATTAGGTGGAGTATTTGAGAATCTCCTCCCGTACTGAACAAATGATCCAGAAGCCTAGTATTATAGAAGAAACATTCAGTTCAACTACTGCCATTGAAGATAGATATAACACTAGGATCATAAAAGTAATGTAACAATCATACCCCAATGAAATAAGGTACAAAATCTTACAATTCTTGTAGAACTCGCAGTGGAGAGACCTGAAATTCCCTTTAAAAGCATGTGTGATAATGACCTTGCCATGATTATAAAGATGGCCCTGAAATTACAACAGCAAAAAATAAGATAATCTAAACGGAAGTTAAACTGAGACAAAAACAAGATATTGAGagaacaaaaagaaaaaactTCTTGAAACCCACATCTGTTATTGTAATTCAAAACTTTTACAGGTCAAGATATATACATAACGTATATATGTATACAtgaatgtatgtatgtatgtattacACTTGTAAATAGATATATAAAAAACATTGCATCCAGAGAATAAGCCACAAACTCCATAACCTTggggttcaaattataaataaatttagcCCTGATTATAACTTCATACAACAAAACCAAAATTGCCCAAAATCGTCTATTTGTCTTATGTAAAATATGATACATAATTCAAACCTAGCCGTTTACTATTGAGAAGCCTATATAGTCAAGTCTACATATTATAAATCACTCATTCAGTTCCTTACACTGAGCTTCTCCATCAGGAAAAGTAAAAATCCTAACTTGTTTTTCCACAAAATTAAAAATCATGCAAGTTCAGAGAATTGCATTCATTAATAACAAAACACATATCTTTGCAGCAAGAACAAAAAAATCGTATCTTCAAACGAATCAAATCAATAACACGCACAAACATAATTACAATCTGTGAAAAGAAAAACCCCCATTTTGGGTGATTAACAAAGATGCAACAAAAAACTGAAACTTGGCACTTCAAATTTCATTTTCTAAACCCAGAAGCTCATATAGCCCTTGTACTTCAAATTAATTAGCAAAATAAGAGAAAAGATGTGcttaaaactaacaaaaaaaaaatctcagaACCGTTCAAATATATGATATCCTAAAACTAGgctaacacacacacacacacacacacacatatataaacacatatatatctataaaaaatgTGGAAGACTTGCCACCAAAATATTTGAAGTCTGAACCGTTAGTGACAGAGGAGAAAGCTAGCTGCGCGTGTGTGCAAGTGCGTGCTGGTGCTAGGTAGAAGACCTTCGACTGGTTTAGTGGCCT
It encodes the following:
- the LOC133816966 gene encoding monothiol glutaredoxin-S15, mitochondrial; its protein translation is MARSLSHMLLKGISGLSTASSTRIASGSFVQYGRRFSNTPPNDSDTHEDFKPTSKLDSSNLSLKDIVEQDIKGNPVMLYMKGVPDLPQCGFSSLAVRVLSLYDVPLSARNILENPELKSAVKAFSQWPTFPQIFIKGEFIGGSDIILNLHQTGELKEKLKDITANQEKSQ